CTCCGCCGCGACGATGGAGAAGCCCTTGCCGGCCTCACCGGCGCGGCTGCCCTCGAGCGCCGCGTTGAGCGCGAGCAGGTCCGAGCGGTCGGCGATCTCGTCGATCACCTCCACCACGGTGCCGATGCGCTCCACGCGCTTGGACAGCTTGGCGATGGAGTCCGCCACGGCGATCCCGTCGCTGCGGATCTGCTGCATGGCCTGGATGAACTCGGCGATGGCGCCCCGGCCCGCGCGGGCGGCACCCAGCGTCTCCTCGGCCACGCGCGCCACGGCGCCGGCGTTCTCGGCGATCTGCGCGGAGGCGTGCTTCAGCTCCTCCATGGTCGCCGTCGTCTCGTGGATGGCGGCGGCCTGTTCAGTAGAGGACGTCTCGTGCTGGGTGGAGGCCGCGAGCACCTGGTTGGCGGACGAGGACAGGCGCAGGGCCGCCTCGTTCATCTCGCGCACGAAGGTGCGCAGGGTCTCGATGACCTTGCCAAAGCCCTCGAGCAGCGGGGCCAGCTGAGGATCCTCGGTGGAGGTGTTCCAGCGGGACAGGTCGCCCTCGCGCACCAGGGCGATGAGCGAGTCCAGCGCCTGATCAATCTCCTGAGCCGCCACCTGCTTGCGGTGCTCGGACTCGGAGAAGCGCTCCAGGACCTGGTTGAGCAGTCCGCCCAGCTCGCCGTACTCGCCGCCGACGGTCTCCGGCACGACGCGGGCCTGGAGGTTTCCCGCCAGCACCGAGCGCAGGGTGTCCGAGAGCGCCTTGAGCGCCAGGCCATTCCCGTTCGGGGCGGGAGCGGTGGTCTTCGCCGCCGTCTTCGAGGCCGCGGGCTTCTTCGTTCCGCGGCTCTTCGCCGGCTTGTCGTTCGTGGTGTCCAAAGCCATTGCTGTCAGTGCCTTCCTTGAGTCCTAGCGGTTTCGACCAAATCGATGAGCAACACGAGGCGGGTCTGATCCAGACACGCGCCGATGGTAAAGGGGGCGGCGTTCACGGCGGGCGGGAGCTGCCGCAGGTTCGCGATGAGGATGGGGCGCACGGCGTGCACCACATCCACCTTGAGGTGGGCCTCGCCCTGCGAGGTGGAGAAGACGAGCGCCCGCCGACCGCGGCGCAACTCACCCAGCGACGGCACGGAGAGATCCTCCGGCAGCGCGCGCTCGATGCGCAGCACCTGCGAGGCGTCCGTGCCGTAGAGCCGGTCGCCGATCTCGAAGAAGAGGACATCCACCTCGTCTTCGAGGCGCTGCTCCTGTTGTTCCTGCTCCTGCTCCTGCTCCTGCTGCAGCATCATCGGGACACCGCCCGCTGCCGCGCCGTCTGGAGCAACTTGGAGAAGTTGAGCAGGTTGATGGTCTCCTCGGCGGTGGGCCCAGCCACCACGCCCAGCATGTGCTCGGTGGCGGCGTCCGCGCCCATGGGCGGCGGGAGGATGTCCGAGACGAGGATCTTCCTCAGGCCCAGCACGGTGTCGGCCACCACGCCAGCCACGTAGGTGCCGCTGACGCCCACGAAGAGGCGAGTGCGCGGCATGATGCGCGCCTCGCCCTTGGCCAGGAAGCGCAGCAGATCCATGACGGGGAGCACCTCGCCCCGGTGGCCGGTGACGCCGAGCAGGAACGACGGAGCCCGGGGCAACGGCGTGAGGAGCCCGGCCCGAAGCACTTCGAGCACGTTCTCGCTCGGGACACCGAGGCGAAGGTTCCCTACACGGAAGCAGAAGAACTCTTGCTCCGGCCGGGCCTGGGCCGAGACAGCGCGGGCGGGCGCGATCCGAAGCGCGCGTTGAAGGGGAGTCGAATTCAAGGACGCAAAGTATCCGGAGGCGACAAAAACCGGTCAAGGGGACATGGCAGGTTGCCTGCTTGCATGCCGTTTCGATGGTCCCCCACGCAGCAACAGTGTAGGGTTGTTTCTGGTCCTTAGAGGAGGCAGATGTCCCGCGTATTGGTCATCGACGACAGCCCGATGCTGGTGGAGCTCACCGTCCGGGCGTTGACCGCGGCAGGCTACCATGCAAGCGGCGCGATGGACTTGGCGAGCCTCGAGCAGAAGCTCTCCGAGGGGCCAGCCGCGCTGATCCTGATGGACGTCAACATGCCGGAGATGTTCGGTGACGACGTCGTCGAGTACCTGCGCACCATGAAGAAGGTCTCCTCGAAGCTGGTCCTGTACTCGGACATCCCCGAGGCGGAGCTGGCGACGAAGGCGAAGACCTCCGGAGCGGACGGCTACATCGTCAAGGGCCAGGGCCTGGAGGCGGTGCTGACCGAGGTCATCAAGCTGATTGGTCCTCCGGCGATCACCGCGATCCCCCCGGTCTCCTCCCCGTCTGACCCCGCTCCCACCTCCACCCCACCCACATCCAGTGGTCCGGCCACCCCAGCGGCCCCTGCCTCGGGCGCCCAGGCCTCGGGCAAGCGCAAGCCGCGCATCCTGATCGTCGATGACAGCGAGATGACGGCGCGCATCATCGAGGCGGACCTGGTGGCCAAGGGCTTCGAGGTCCACTACGCGGACACGGCGGACAAGGCGACGAAGATCATCCTCAAGAAGCAGACCCGGCCGGATCTGGTGCTGCTGGACGTGAGGATGCCGAACGTGAACGGCGAGCAGTTCTGCCGGTTCATCAAGAGCAACAGCCTGTTCAAGGGCATCAAGGTGCTGCTCTGTTCAGGGGAGAACGTCGAGGAGCTGCAGCGCATCTGCCGCGAGGCCGGGGCGGACGGCTACGTCC
This region of Hyalangium minutum genomic DNA includes:
- a CDS encoding methyl-accepting chemotaxis protein, with translation MALDTTNDKPAKSRGTKKPAASKTAAKTTAPAPNGNGLALKALSDTLRSVLAGNLQARVVPETVGGEYGELGGLLNQVLERFSESEHRKQVAAQEIDQALDSLIALVREGDLSRWNTSTEDPQLAPLLEGFGKVIETLRTFVREMNEAALRLSSSANQVLAASTQHETSSTEQAAAIHETTATMEELKHASAQIAENAGAVARVAEETLGAARAGRGAIAEFIQAMQQIRSDGIAVADSIAKLSKRVERIGTVVEVIDEIADRSDLLALNAALEGSRAGEAGKGFSIVAAEMRRLAENVLDSTKEIKSLITEIREATANAGSAADASKVATESGEKLGAVAAQAVEGILAGVQETSDAARVINLATQQQRTATEQVVASMAEIEDVTRQTTQASKQATGASAELSQLAGRLAELIKRFKAD
- a CDS encoding Frizzy aggregation protein FrzB, which encodes MLQQEQEQEQEQQEQRLEDEVDVLFFEIGDRLYGTDASQVLRIERALPEDLSVPSLGELRRGRRALVFSTSQGEAHLKVDVVHAVRPILIANLRQLPPAVNAAPFTIGACLDQTRLVLLIDLVETARTQGRH
- a CDS encoding chemotaxis protein CheW, translating into MAPARAVSAQARPEQEFFCFRVGNLRLGVPSENVLEVLRAGLLTPLPRAPSFLLGVTGHRGEVLPVMDLLRFLAKGEARIMPRTRLFVGVSGTYVAGVVADTVLGLRKILVSDILPPPMGADAATEHMLGVVAGPTAEETINLLNFSKLLQTARQRAVSR
- a CDS encoding response regulator, whose protein sequence is MSRVLVIDDSPMLVELTVRALTAAGYHASGAMDLASLEQKLSEGPAALILMDVNMPEMFGDDVVEYLRTMKKVSSKLVLYSDIPEAELATKAKTSGADGYIVKGQGLEAVLTEVIKLIGPPAITAIPPVSSPSDPAPTSTPPTSSGPATPAAPASGAQASGKRKPRILIVDDSEMTARIIEADLVAKGFEVHYADTADKATKIILKKQTRPDLVLLDVRMPNVNGEQFCRFIKSNSLFKGIKVLLCSGENVEELQRICREAGADGYVPKDAVMSSLVARELNPAPTPE